Proteins found in one Clostridiales bacterium genomic segment:
- a CDS encoding cation transporter, with protein sequence MKKKISIEGMSCEHCVKHVKEALEEIGAKKVSVSLRKKAAEAEIGEGITDEKIKQAVEDAGYEVVNIENK encoded by the coding sequence ATGAAAAAGAAAATATCAATAGAGGGAATGAGCTGCGAACATTGTGTTAAACATGTAAAAGAGGCTTTAGAGGAAATAGGCGCAAAAAAAGTTTCGGTAAGCCTTAGAAAAAAGGCGGCTGAAGCTGAAATAGGCGAAGGCATCACCGATGAAAAGATAAAGCAGGCAGTTGAAGATGCAGGATATGAGGTAGTGAATATAGAAAACAAATAG
- a CDS encoding sulfite exporter TauE/SafE family protein, producing MSIKKEKVKVYDMTCTSCEARVEKAIKKLEGVKGVMASFSGQSAIVEYDTDYCDSKMIKEAIKKAGYSTEDSKAFNITGIIIIVAAILLLGTNTGGFDMNSKLKNASYLVLFFVGILTSIHCVGMCGGIMLSQSISKEKTSGLDALRPALLYNAGRVTAYTILGGIVGALGSLLSLTLGTKAALQMIAGAFMIIMGLNMSGFSLFRKINIRLPWSSYSVKRKPKTPFFIGMLNGLMPCGPLQTMQLFALGTGSAFKGALSMFFFALGTVPLMLTFGAVSGLLSKNNTNKLLKFSGILVVVLGLVMGSRGLALAGVNLPTINLNKQGVAFASGSPSGNTAKAVIKDGVQTITMTADEKGYTPNGFYVQKNVPVKWVIEGKGLNSCNGQVVIPSLNKQVQLNQGENVVQFTPGDKDISFSCWMGMIRGVIKVVDNIDSVDTSKSDPSIPAPSSGMSCCTGGGSSPSQQKQSIYGNDISNVKTDRLIHRALISGNFQTAKIAGKGYELEPLISVINKGIKTKLSIDLTSFDNPEGKFTILDVNSGETLTEFNGKKGIVNVEFKIDKDGGYAIVKDNAALHIIEVTDNAKTADLDEIRLKYISQ from the coding sequence ATGAGCATCAAAAAAGAAAAAGTCAAGGTCTATGACATGACATGCACATCCTGTGAAGCCAGAGTCGAAAAGGCCATAAAAAAACTTGAAGGCGTAAAGGGGGTTATGGCAAGCTTTAGCGGGCAGAGTGCCATCGTTGAATACGATACCGATTATTGTGATTCGAAAATGATAAAAGAGGCCATTAAAAAGGCCGGTTACAGCACAGAAGATTCGAAGGCTTTCAACATAACGGGCATAATCATAATTGTGGCGGCAATTCTTCTGCTTGGAACCAATACAGGCGGATTTGACATGAATTCAAAGCTTAAAAATGCATCGTATCTCGTTTTATTTTTCGTAGGCATACTTACATCCATACACTGCGTAGGCATGTGCGGCGGAATAATGCTTTCCCAGAGTATATCAAAAGAAAAAACAAGCGGGCTGGATGCCTTAAGACCTGCATTATTGTATAACGCAGGAAGGGTAACGGCTTATACGATTCTGGGCGGGATTGTGGGTGCTCTTGGCTCGCTGCTTTCCCTTACACTTGGCACGAAGGCTGCACTTCAGATGATTGCAGGAGCTTTCATGATAATAATGGGACTTAACATGTCAGGATTTTCTCTTTTCAGAAAGATCAATATCAGACTCCCGTGGTCCTCGTATTCCGTGAAAAGAAAACCGAAGACTCCTTTTTTCATAGGCATGTTGAACGGGCTTATGCCTTGCGGTCCCCTTCAGACCATGCAGCTTTTTGCATTGGGTACCGGAAGCGCATTCAAAGGAGCTCTTTCCATGTTCTTTTTTGCTCTTGGAACTGTTCCGCTTATGTTGACTTTCGGAGCTGTATCGGGTTTACTAAGTAAAAACAATACCAATAAGCTGTTAAAGTTCAGCGGAATACTCGTCGTAGTGCTTGGACTTGTGATGGGAAGCAGAGGTCTTGCCCTCGCGGGAGTTAACCTCCCTACCATAAATCTCAACAAGCAGGGGGTTGCTTTTGCATCCGGGTCCCCATCAGGCAATACTGCAAAAGCCGTTATAAAAGATGGCGTACAGACTATAACCATGACAGCCGATGAGAAAGGCTATACTCCAAACGGATTTTATGTTCAAAAAAATGTGCCTGTCAAATGGGTCATTGAAGGAAAGGGACTTAACTCATGCAACGGGCAAGTGGTGATCCCCTCACTCAACAAACAAGTCCAGCTTAATCAGGGTGAAAACGTGGTACAATTTACCCCCGGCGATAAAGATATCAGTTTCAGCTGCTGGATGGGAATGATAAGAGGTGTCATAAAGGTTGTGGACAATATCGATTCCGTGGATACATCAAAGTCTGATCCGTCAATCCCGGCACCAAGCAGTGGAATGAGCTGCTGTACAGGTGGTGGATCGTCACCATCACAGCAGAAACAGAGCATTTATGGAAATGATATAAGCAATGTTAAAACAGATAGGTTAATCCACAGGGCATTGATATCGGGAAACTTTCAAACTGCTAAAATTGCCGGTAAGGGATATGAACTTGAACCTTTGATCTCCGTAATAAATAAGGGAATAAAAACCAAACTATCAATCGACCTCACCTCTTTTGATAATCCCGAAGGCAAATTTACCATACTGGATGTAAACAGCGGCGAAACGTTAACTGAATTTAACGGGAAAAAGGGAATCGTAAATGTTGAATTCAAGATAGATAAAGATGGAGGATATGCCATCGTTAAAGACAACGCCGCACTCCACATAATAGAAGTTACGGACAACGCTAAAACTGCAGACCTCGATGAGATAAGATTAAAATATATAAGCCAGTAA
- a CDS encoding response regulator transcription factor, translating to MLNNKKILVVDDEEKIADVIKSYLEKNDYAVYCAYSGREAVSMFHNLNPALIILDLMLPDITGEEVCRIVRKESSVPIIMLTAKVEESDVLKGFDIGADDYVTKPFSPRELVARVRALFKRMGHDISPMADTLVFNNGDITVNTMGHEVRKKGKIVNLTPSEYNILMALFKYPKRVFTRDELIDIALGEDYGGMDRIIDTHIKNLRQKIETNPKEPHYVITVHGVGYKFGGE from the coding sequence ATGTTGAATAACAAAAAGATACTCGTTGTTGATGATGAGGAAAAAATTGCCGATGTGATAAAATCATATCTTGAAAAAAATGATTATGCTGTATATTGCGCATATAGCGGGAGAGAAGCCGTGAGTATGTTTCATAATTTAAATCCGGCCCTTATAATTCTGGATCTGATGCTTCCGGATATCACAGGGGAGGAAGTGTGCCGGATAGTAAGAAAAGAGTCCTCTGTTCCCATAATAATGCTTACCGCTAAAGTAGAGGAAAGCGATGTATTAAAGGGGTTTGATATAGGGGCTGACGATTATGTGACAAAGCCTTTTAGCCCGAGGGAGCTTGTTGCAAGGGTGAGAGCGCTTTTTAAGAGGATGGGGCATGATATTTCTCCAATGGCGGATACGCTTGTTTTTAACAATGGGGATATTACGGTAAACACTATGGGGCATGAAGTCAGAAAGAAAGGGAAAATAGTGAACTTGACACCCAGTGAATACAACATACTCATGGCGCTTTTTAAATATCCCAAAAGGGTGTTTACAAGGGATGAACTTATCGATATCGCGCTGGGTGAGGATTATGGCGGGATGGATAGAATAATAGATACGCATATTAAAAATTTGAGGCAGAAAATAGAAACTAATCCGAAAGAGCCCCATTATGTTATAACAGTCCATGGGGTAGGTTATAAATTTGGCGGTGAATAA